One genomic window of Quercus lobata isolate SW786 chromosome 9, ValleyOak3.0 Primary Assembly, whole genome shotgun sequence includes the following:
- the LOC115960165 gene encoding polypyrimidine tract-binding protein homolog 2 isoform X1, whose product MASVSSQPQFRYTQPPSKVLHLRNLPWECTEEELIELGKPFGKVVNTKCNVGANRNQAFIEFADLNQAIAMISYYASSSEPAQVRGKTVYLQYSNRQEIVNNKTTADVAGNVLLVTIEGADARLVSIDVLHLVFSAFGFVHKITTFEKTAGFQALVQFSDTETASSAKNALDGRSIPSYLLPEHLGPCTLRITYSAHTDLSVKFQSHRSRDYTNPYLPVAPSAIDGSGQVIMGLDGKKLEPESNVLLASIENMQYAVTLDVLHMVFSAFGPVQKIAMFDKNGGVQALIQYPDVQTAVVAKEALEGHCIYDGGFCKLHISYSRHTDLSIKVNNDRSRDYTIPNTTPMVNSQPSILGQQPTSVMGSAVQYSGAPFTPSQEQPGMPQQPSAGWGPGVPPMPQSMPMQMHNNPYMPPGTMPPQAAPGMMQSPMQSGMPQSSMLPRYGSGQMQ is encoded by the exons ATGGCATCGGTATCCAGTCAGCCACAATTTCGTTACACCCAACCTCCATCAAAGGTGCTCCATTTGCGAAACTTGCCATGGGAGTGCACAGAGGAGGAACTGATTGAACTTGGGAAGCCATTTGGTAAAGTTGTGAACACAAAGTGCAATGTTGGAGCAAACCGAAATCAGGCTTTTATTGAATTT GCTGATTTAAATCAAGCTATTGCTATGATATCATATTATGCCTCATCCTCAGAGCCTGCTCAAGTGCGTGGAAAAACTGTCTACCTACAGTATTCAAATAGGCAAGAAATAGTGAACAACAAAACTACTGCAGATGTTGCTGGAAATGTACTTTTGGTAACAATAGAGGGTGCAGATGCACGCCTTGTTAGCATTGATGTTTTACACCTG GTTTTTTCTGCTTTTGGATTTGTGCATAAGATTACTACCTTTGAGAAGACAGCTGGATTCcag GCGCTGGTACAATTTTCAGATACAGAGACTGCCTCTTCTGCAAAGAATGCCCTAGATGGAAGAAGCATTCCTAG TTATCTTCTCCCTGAGCATTTGGGGCCATGTACCCTTAGGATCACGTATTCTGCACACACAGATTTGAGTGTGAAATTCCAGAGCCACCGTAGCAG GGACTACACTAATCCTTACCTTCCTGTTGCTCCATCAGCCATAGATGGAAGTGGGCAG GTAATTATGGGTTTGGATGGGAAAAAGCTAGAACCAGAGAGTAACGTTCTTCTTGCATCTATTGAGAATATGCAATACGCTGTCACCTTGGACGTTTTACACATG GTGTTTTCTGCTTTTGGGCCTGTACAAAAGATTGCCATGTTTGATAAGAATGGGGGTGTGCAGGCTTTGATTCAGTACCCTG ATGTTCAAACTGCTGTTGTTGCTAAGGAAGCCCTGGAAGGACACTGCATCTACGATGGAGGGTTTTGCAAGCTTCACATCTCATATTCACGCCATACTGATCTCAGCATTAAG GTCAACAATGATCGGAGCAGAGACTATACAATCCCTAACACCACCCCCATGGTGAACTCCCAGCCCTCAATTCTGGGGCAACAGCCGACTTCAGTGATGGGCTCTGCTGTTCAATACAGTGGGGCTCCTTTTACTCCAAGTCAGGAGCAGCCCGGGATGCCTCAACAACCTTCAGCTGGGTGGGGCCCGGGTGTTCCACCAATGCCTCAGTCCATGCCGATGCAAATGCATAATAATCCTTACATGCCACCTGGGACAATGCCACCTCAAGCTGCCCCAGGAATGATGCAGTCTCCTatgcagagtggcatgcctcaATCATCAATGTTGCCCCGTTATGGATCTGGGCAGATGCAATAG
- the LOC115960165 gene encoding polypyrimidine tract-binding protein homolog 2 isoform X2, with protein sequence MHALLALMFYTCRAISRQYLRWQLSASGERAHVFSAFGFVHKITTFEKTAGFQALVQFSDTETASSAKNALDGRSIPSYLLPEHLGPCTLRITYSAHTDLSVKFQSHRSRDYTNPYLPVAPSAIDGSGQVIMGLDGKKLEPESNVLLASIENMQYAVTLDVLHMVFSAFGPVQKIAMFDKNGGVQALIQYPDVQTAVVAKEALEGHCIYDGGFCKLHISYSRHTDLSIKVNNDRSRDYTIPNTTPMVNSQPSILGQQPTSVMGSAVQYSGAPFTPSQEQPGMPQQPSAGWGPGVPPMPQSMPMQMHNNPYMPPGTMPPQAAPGMMQSPMQSGMPQSSMLPRYGSGQMQ encoded by the exons ATGCACGCCTTGTTAGCATTGATGTTTTACACCTG CAGGGCCATATCAAGGCAATATCTTCGATGGCAGCTTAGTGCATCGGGAGAAAGAGCGCAT GTTTTTTCTGCTTTTGGATTTGTGCATAAGATTACTACCTTTGAGAAGACAGCTGGATTCcag GCGCTGGTACAATTTTCAGATACAGAGACTGCCTCTTCTGCAAAGAATGCCCTAGATGGAAGAAGCATTCCTAG TTATCTTCTCCCTGAGCATTTGGGGCCATGTACCCTTAGGATCACGTATTCTGCACACACAGATTTGAGTGTGAAATTCCAGAGCCACCGTAGCAG GGACTACACTAATCCTTACCTTCCTGTTGCTCCATCAGCCATAGATGGAAGTGGGCAG GTAATTATGGGTTTGGATGGGAAAAAGCTAGAACCAGAGAGTAACGTTCTTCTTGCATCTATTGAGAATATGCAATACGCTGTCACCTTGGACGTTTTACACATG GTGTTTTCTGCTTTTGGGCCTGTACAAAAGATTGCCATGTTTGATAAGAATGGGGGTGTGCAGGCTTTGATTCAGTACCCTG ATGTTCAAACTGCTGTTGTTGCTAAGGAAGCCCTGGAAGGACACTGCATCTACGATGGAGGGTTTTGCAAGCTTCACATCTCATATTCACGCCATACTGATCTCAGCATTAAG GTCAACAATGATCGGAGCAGAGACTATACAATCCCTAACACCACCCCCATGGTGAACTCCCAGCCCTCAATTCTGGGGCAACAGCCGACTTCAGTGATGGGCTCTGCTGTTCAATACAGTGGGGCTCCTTTTACTCCAAGTCAGGAGCAGCCCGGGATGCCTCAACAACCTTCAGCTGGGTGGGGCCCGGGTGTTCCACCAATGCCTCAGTCCATGCCGATGCAAATGCATAATAATCCTTACATGCCACCTGGGACAATGCCACCTCAAGCTGCCCCAGGAATGATGCAGTCTCCTatgcagagtggcatgcctcaATCATCAATGTTGCCCCGTTATGGATCTGGGCAGATGCAATAG
- the LOC115960165 gene encoding polypyrimidine tract-binding protein homolog 2 isoform X3: MHALLALMFYTWAISRQYLRWQLSASGERAHVFSAFGFVHKITTFEKTAGFQALVQFSDTETASSAKNALDGRSIPSYLLPEHLGPCTLRITYSAHTDLSVKFQSHRSRDYTNPYLPVAPSAIDGSGQVIMGLDGKKLEPESNVLLASIENMQYAVTLDVLHMVFSAFGPVQKIAMFDKNGGVQALIQYPDVQTAVVAKEALEGHCIYDGGFCKLHISYSRHTDLSIKVNNDRSRDYTIPNTTPMVNSQPSILGQQPTSVMGSAVQYSGAPFTPSQEQPGMPQQPSAGWGPGVPPMPQSMPMQMHNNPYMPPGTMPPQAAPGMMQSPMQSGMPQSSMLPRYGSGQMQ; encoded by the exons ATGCACGCCTTGTTAGCATTGATGTTTTACACCTG GGCCATATCAAGGCAATATCTTCGATGGCAGCTTAGTGCATCGGGAGAAAGAGCGCAT GTTTTTTCTGCTTTTGGATTTGTGCATAAGATTACTACCTTTGAGAAGACAGCTGGATTCcag GCGCTGGTACAATTTTCAGATACAGAGACTGCCTCTTCTGCAAAGAATGCCCTAGATGGAAGAAGCATTCCTAG TTATCTTCTCCCTGAGCATTTGGGGCCATGTACCCTTAGGATCACGTATTCTGCACACACAGATTTGAGTGTGAAATTCCAGAGCCACCGTAGCAG GGACTACACTAATCCTTACCTTCCTGTTGCTCCATCAGCCATAGATGGAAGTGGGCAG GTAATTATGGGTTTGGATGGGAAAAAGCTAGAACCAGAGAGTAACGTTCTTCTTGCATCTATTGAGAATATGCAATACGCTGTCACCTTGGACGTTTTACACATG GTGTTTTCTGCTTTTGGGCCTGTACAAAAGATTGCCATGTTTGATAAGAATGGGGGTGTGCAGGCTTTGATTCAGTACCCTG ATGTTCAAACTGCTGTTGTTGCTAAGGAAGCCCTGGAAGGACACTGCATCTACGATGGAGGGTTTTGCAAGCTTCACATCTCATATTCACGCCATACTGATCTCAGCATTAAG GTCAACAATGATCGGAGCAGAGACTATACAATCCCTAACACCACCCCCATGGTGAACTCCCAGCCCTCAATTCTGGGGCAACAGCCGACTTCAGTGATGGGCTCTGCTGTTCAATACAGTGGGGCTCCTTTTACTCCAAGTCAGGAGCAGCCCGGGATGCCTCAACAACCTTCAGCTGGGTGGGGCCCGGGTGTTCCACCAATGCCTCAGTCCATGCCGATGCAAATGCATAATAATCCTTACATGCCACCTGGGACAATGCCACCTCAAGCTGCCCCAGGAATGATGCAGTCTCCTatgcagagtggcatgcctcaATCATCAATGTTGCCCCGTTATGGATCTGGGCAGATGCAATAG